The Engystomops pustulosus chromosome 3, aEngPut4.maternal, whole genome shotgun sequence region GCGAGACAACCAACCTGTGCCACCTCAGCTTATCCCGCCTCTAGCGGCCTGATTGGCTCCGGTCAGCACCGCCCCTTCCTATCCACGGGCAGGGCCTGACTGTACGATCTCACAGCACTGGTACTCAGGAGCGCGTGACGTCACTGGCgtacaccccctcccctcctgtatccgTCATCTGTCTACGTCATCTGCGGGATCGTCACTTTGCTGGCTGGCTGGGGAGAGGAGAGCAGAGCAGGTAGGGGCTGCAGCAGGAAGTAATCAGTGCTGTCTCTATGCAGCTTTCTTTCATAGTTCCTGGTCACTCCTATACTTGTATAAAGGCTCCTGCTGGAAGTGCTTCCTTCTTTTTGGGGGCATATAAGTTTCTACCCATTTACCACTTATTTGAGCCAGAAAGAAGAGGCGCCTTTGTGTGGCTTGAAATTCTTAAGGTTTGTCTAGATGAATGGGGTGAGGCTTGCGCCTAATTTCTGGTGCAAATGAATCATCTGAATTTCGCTTTTGTCTTAAAAAGTGGTGAACGTCTAGCGTTATGTATGATGCGCCAAATCAGACACCGTGCACCACATATGAGGCGGTAAGCAAGAACTATTATTCTGGCTGTGCCAGCTTTCTGTCCATTGCAGTAATAAGAGCGTCTTTGGAGCTTGTATTTAGCAAGCGTCTGCgcaagttttgtgtcacggctgcacttgaCAAGAACGAAAAAATATGCACTTAAAGTacttagtacagtttgcactacttttgataaagctGGGCCAGAATGCGCCACAATGATAAATTTGCATCTGTTTGACTGCAGCATCTATTAGACAGCATTAGAGGATGTGGCCCATTGTATTGATATCAGGGGGATATTTACACCCGCCCACTAATGTACAGAGCTCTCTGACCTTTTCTCCGTACATCTAACATGAAATGTAAGCTAGGTGATTTGTGTGTGACCTCTTCCCAGTTCTTTGTAATATACATTGTCACATCAGACAATGTATAATTGATTATTAAGCACTGTTTTTATTTGTATTGATGACAGGGGCATTTTTGAAATGAACATGctataggttattggaacctgccTTCAGGTTAAAATTAActcgctgatgacaggttccctgtagacTCACTGTGTCATATCTctttcaggatgcatttagaagcTGTGTTAAAATCCTCTGTACGTCACGCCAAGCCTGCTGGACTTACACTCCAGTATGGCACTGCCGGATTTCGAACCAAAGCAGAACATCTGGATCATGTTATGTATCGCATGGGCTTATTAGCTGTTCTCAGGTCAAAGAAGACCAAGTCTGTTATTGGAGTTATGGTCACTGCCTCTCACAATCCTGAGGTTAGTAATAATGGCTTATGTGATGTTTTTTACAATGTATACTTGATGACATCATGAAACCATTCTTATCTAGGAAGATAATGGAGTGAAGTTAGTGGACCCCATGGGAGAAATGCTTGTTCAGGAATGGGAGGTGTATGCTACTAACCTGGCGAATGCTGAGGAGCACGAGTTACAGACTGCGCTGACAAACATAATCAAGGAGGAGACCATCAACATGCAGGATGAGTCATGTGTAGTCATTGGAAGAGATACCCGGTAAGCAGAGTCATTTTCTGGTTACACGTGTGATTTACTTAGAAGCATTGCTGGATCTATCACAATAAATGGCACCAGCTCCCTACAGACCCCGTGACCAAGTGCACCACAAATGCCAGATCTGAAACGGAACCTCCTGCACAAATGTAAACTTGGCTTTGATCGATTAACCGTAGTTGTTTTATGTGAAATTGTTAAATTCTTTACAGATATGTTGGTCGAGCATGTGGATTCACATGGAGCATTGAGAAGTACTTGTGGACCCCGGTTCTCTAGAAACAGAGGCCGACAGATGCCTGACTGTAATACAATGGGTGGGATGTTAGTGAACTTAGTGGGATAACTCCTATAAGGGCTCCAGATTATCATGAAAACTACTCAGTACATTATATGAACATGCTGGCAAATCAACAGGCCACAGGTTATAGGATAGTAGGTACTATATAGTCCATCTAGTAATGAAATATCATGAAATACTGTTTTATTGAAAAGCTTATAATGCGCCAAATTTATCTGGAAATGTCCAGCCAAGAGGAAGGAAAGGCAAACCTGTGTATCTCGATGACAGATATGCTTCTCTGATATCCTGTTTGTTTCTGCAGGCCAAGCAGTGAAAATCTTTCTCTTGCAGTCATTGATGGAGTGACAGCTTTTGAATCCAGATACCAAGGTATGTGAATGGTATTACAAATCCTCATCTGTTGAGTTATTGGCAGATATCCTCTAGACTGCACGTGGACCACTTATGTTATTATCTAGGGCAGATCTTGTCTGCTTGGCTAGAAGTACACAAACATATTTTTGGGCTCTGTGCTATCTGTTGTTTCAGTGTTGTTTCCACTGCTCCATGTGTCACAGTTCCTATGCCTGCCTGTGTTTGCAGCTTGGGCAGTCATTTTCACACATCAATGCAACACAAGTCATAAACAGTGGACACATTATCTATACCTTTCCTAGGTGTCCAGATATGCATGTCACAGCGATCACAAAGTGCTAATAGGGCTCTATTGAGGGACCCAAGTGCAGGATCTGCCTTAGAATATCTTTCAGTATAATATACTGCGCTACATAAACAATGTTATAGATATTTAAATTATACAAGTGGTCACAGTAGCgacagtaaggggttaatcatatctttgtgtgtgttgatttgtattccaggattgtagcttgtaCACtgaggatgtgtcctcacactactgtgctttTAGCAATTTGCATTTATCACCACTCTCTCTGCTACCAGTAAAAATTTTAACATATTTCTGGTAGAacattacagctttcactcagagTAGTGAGGAGGGATTGTGAAGCAGTTCAATGCTCCAGTTTTGCTTCagtactggaatataaattcatttttcactgtcctgctgctaccatcAACAAAGGTATGGTTAAACTGGTCTCTATGGATCCTACCTAATATTCATCCCTTTAAGTACAGCAAAACTCAATGCTTGTCCAATGTTGTGTTTGCAGATTATGGCCTGGTCTCTACACCACAGCTGCATTATATAGTTTGTTGCCGAAATACAGATGGAAGATACGGGGAACCAACTGTTGAAGGATATTACCAAAAACTCTCAAAGGCATTCATTGATTTAGTCAAACAGGTGCTGGTTTGCTTTTTGTAACTACTGAAGTGTATTGAAATGTTGTTTTTTGATGGAATAAAAAGTCACATCTATCTCCATTATATCTTAAGTCTCCTAACTCTGAAGCAGATAAGAAGTCCTTGAGCATTGATGGAGCTAATGGCATTGGTGCTCTGAAGATTAGAGAGATGGAACAACATCTTCAGCCCTTGCTGTCCTTACTGCTGTTTAATGATGGCTCAAAGGGGAAGTTAAACCATGCATGCGGAGCAGACTACGTGAAGGTGCTGCAAAAGGCCCCAGAAGGTAAAGACCAATTCAATGTCTGAAGTTGGACTTTACAGTATTTGTAGATtggtccttaaagaggacctgtccatCAGGTTTATGCTCTGttcgcacattggggcagatttacttacccggtccagaggagatcccgaaactgcattgtccgacgacaattcaCTGTTCTGCGATTCACTTACGTCGTGCGCCtgacttgctgaatgtgtcgcttccccgctcaggtccatcggagttcaccatctttctcccggtgcaagtaagtgcttggcttgcgacactatttttaagttgaatcctgtggtttgtctgaatccgtcagatagTCCAACaacccgcccccccgatttgtattgcatgaaagccagcacgattgcggcaaaatgcgattgtgtgcgacacaatacccctttaaatgcggcgcaaatccgaaatcggcagaatatccgacgtttgtatggtccgcggacccttagtaaatgagccccattgtgttcacattgcattttgaattCAAAGGCTGTGGGGTTGAGCTTGGCTTTATTGCAATGCATTAACAGCATTTATGTAAATTCAgtgtaaacatgatgttaacataATGAATTTATgaaatgttaacacaatgcaGTCAGGCTAAGCTCCTCTCCACAGTCTTTTTCCTATTGTAACAAAATCCAATGTAAATGCAACATGACAAACACAAACTCTAGAAAAAAGAACCGTTTTGaccagattttttaaaataatctgTGACCTAAGCCCTCCAAAGCAGATGTGAATGTATCCATGGACTCATttgtactgtgcccccccccttctTTGTGTCTTTTTAACATGTGTGCTTCCTCTTGTGACTTTAGGTATTGATATGAAGCCTGGTGAGCGATGCTGCTCTTTTGATGGTGATGCTGACCGCATTGTGTACTACTACAAGGACAACGAACATCGCTTTCATCTTCTAGATGGGGATAAGATTGCCACTCTGATAAGCACTTTTATCAAAGAACTCTTAGTCAAGGTGATGCCTACGGGACCCATGGTTGTATAAAAGTAGAAATCAGTATATGAGTTTGAAtgagttatatattttatattttcttataATGAATATactgaaatagtaaaaaaaaaaaagtctaactaTATAAGGTCCAGTTCACTAAAACCGATATTGATGTCTGTCTCTATATTATGTCAATTAAGTAGAGAACGGTCATTACTTGGCGGAAGTGTGAACTATGCCTTAGTtgtcatttttgtttttgtgggtttttttctctTATTATACATAAAATAATTACCCTATAATATTTGTACCGATACTACAGGTTGATTTAATGCTTAATATGGGAGTTGTGCAGACAGCCTATGCAAATGGAAGCTCAACACGTTACTTGGAAGAAATTATGAAGGTAACTGGAATTTTGTACAATCTTCTTAGTTTGCAGTTTGTTATTTATTTTCAAATACTGTATTTCAAAAACATTTCTGTAATACAGAATTGCTTACAAAACAGCTTAGCTGAGTAAAGTAGtagaaaaaaaattgatgaatAAGACATATTGTAATAGAATATCTATTGACCTTATACATAGTACTATTGTTATTTAAAACAGATATTTTATATGTGTGTTATTTGTAGCTAAatggaatattttatatttatatgtcaACTTCTTATAGGTtcctgtatactgtgcaaaaactggtgtcaaacatttacATCACAAAGCACAAGAGTTTGATATTGGAGTTTATTTTGAAGCAAATGGTCATGGAACGGTAAATTTTATGATTTTGCATTTTGTGAATGAAAGGGCATTTTGTCCTAAAATGTATTGGATAAAAATGAGCTTTGTTGTCTATGTCAGGTTTGGCTAGGGACTAGGAAAATGTTGTGTTGCTTATTTTATGTAACATTTGGGGAAATGACCTGTAGTGTAACAATGAATTTCATATGCGTATATCACATATGTAACTATTGAGTGAATGAAAACATGTTGGAAAGACTGTAATGACAACAAATTAATGAGTCCTGGCAGAAGATCCTTCTGTAATCCCATTATAGTTGCCGGGCGTAATTTCTTCTGTTGGCTAgtgtaaaaatttttttagtaTTGCTTTATCGTTTTATATAAACTATACATTTTGTGGGATGGTTGCTGGGGTCACTTGATGTACTATTTGTACCTTTCAGGTGCTGTTCAGTAAAAGAGCTGAAGAGCAGATTAGACAGCTGGTCGACACAGGAGCCAGTGAAGAATCAAGAAAAGCTGCTCAGATGCTTAAAAACGTCATTGATCTCATCAATCAAGTAAGAAAGAGTACAAACCTTAATGTGACATTTCAGTGAATATCAGTAGAGGTTCATCCACACAGAGTCCTGCATTATAATCAGCATTTGAGGGGTATGATAGAATACTAGAGACAAAGGAAAAATGGAGACAAGTAATGAAGGTTACAGTTAAACTTAGTAGCAGATTCTCTAGGAATTCCTTGTAATAAGGGATCCAGTTTTAGTTTGCACattcttagggcacattcacactgccgtctatgggggtATATATGCGGACGGAAATTGTGGCCGTGCGCCGCTTTTCTCTAAAAAGGGGTGATGGGTTACCGGCTGCGGCCGGGCATGCATATGGCTGTATGAATGTACCTTAAGGTTGCATTAATGTGAACGTATGAAAACTGCCGTATATAAAGCCTTATGTACAGGTCGCATAGAGCtctattcatttcaatgggcaatacggccatccatttaCATGGGCGTATTGCCCACCGTACCATACCATTagtgagccgtataaaaatatagagcatgtcctatttcctCAAAGATGCTTAGAGGCGATCTGATTTACATAAATGCATGGTCAAACGTATGGTCAATACAATGATCTAGCGCATGATTTAttcttttcaaaatttttaggcACGTATAGAGTTTTCTTTATAAATGTTACTTTTAGGATCCCTTTTGGTGGATCATGTGGAGTTAGGATGgaattttcccccaaaaaatgatAAAtggtatgctttttttttttctccgggTCATCACTGCAGAAATAGGGGTTACCTGTTTTAATTTCATGCCCATGTCAACTATACAACCTTTACTCTGTATGTTTCTATGAAGAATGCTGTTAAACTTGTTCTCCTGTGTTTCCAGACCGTAGGAGATGCAATCTCTGACATGTTGGTCATTGAAGCCATCCTATCTCTGAAGGGTCTTTCTGTTGAGAAGTGGGACGAAATCTACACTGACCTTCCAAATCGTCAACTTAAAGTAAAGGTAAGTCACTTTACAGCTGTAGCCATCATGGCACATTGGGTAGGGGTCATATGGGAGAATTTATTGCATGTAAGCTCTTAATATTCCTCTTGTACACCTTACAGGATATACTAAATGGCTCTAGTTGGATTAATTCTACGCCACTAGTACTGCCCACTACCTTCTTCTCCCtgtccacttggtgtggaggtggcgtacatagaatgataaatgccccccaatgtgtTCATTGGGATAataatagaccagtggtggcgaacctatggcacaggtgccagaggtggcactcggagccatttctgtgggcactcaggttatcaacctagggcagagttcaccagagaggaacaaatccaccaaatcttcctgcagtcccaggcaagttaaaggaaacctaccacttgaagtggcaggtttcagatggaaataccgagcaccagctcagggtgaactggtgccggagcttatttttgttagtgttttaaaccgctgtattgcggtttaaaacactttttaaactttatagccggcgcagggaggtacgcgctcggcgcttaccg contains the following coding sequences:
- the PGM3 gene encoding phosphoacetylglucosamine mutase isoform X1, which gives rise to MMRQIRHRAPHMRRMHLEAVLKSSVRHAKPAGLTLQYGTAGFRTKAEHLDHVMYRMGLLAVLRSKKTKSVIGVMVTASHNPEEDNGVKLVDPMGEMLVQEWEVYATNLANAEEHELQTALTNIIKEETINMQDESCVVIGRDTRPSSENLSLAVIDGVTAFESRYQDYGLVSTPQLHYIVCCRNTDGRYGEPTVEGYYQKLSKAFIDLVKQSPNSEADKKSLSIDGANGIGALKIREMEQHLQPLLSLLLFNDGSKGKLNHACGADYVKVLQKAPEGIDMKPGERCCSFDGDADRIVYYYKDNEHRFHLLDGDKIATLISTFIKELLVKVDLMLNMGVVQTAYANGSSTRYLEEIMKVPVYCAKTGVKHLHHKAQEFDIGVYFEANGHGTVLFSKRAEEQIRQLVDTGASEESRKAAQMLKNVIDLINQTVGDAISDMLVIEAILSLKGLSVEKWDEIYTDLPNRQLKVKVADRRVIETTNAERRTIKPPGLQENIDEIVKKYHMSRAFVRPSGTEDVVRVYAEADTQENADALAHEVCLAVFHRAGGVGDEPKPLR
- the PGM3 gene encoding phosphoacetylglucosamine mutase isoform X3 — translated: MRRMHLEAVLKSSVRHAKPAGLTLQYGTAGFRTKAEHLDHVMYRMGLLAVLRSKKTKSVIGVMVTASHNPEEDNGVKLVDPMGEMLVQEWEVYATNLANAEEHELQTALTNIIKEETINMQDESCVVIGRDTRPSSENLSLAVIDGVTAFESRYQDYGLVSTPQLHYIVCCRNTDGRYGEPTVEGYYQKLSKAFIDLVKQSPNSEADKKSLSIDGANGIGALKIREMEQHLQPLLSLLLFNDGSKGKLNHACGADYVKVLQKAPEGIDMKPGERCCSFDGDADRIVYYYKDNEHRFHLLDGDKIATLISTFIKELLVKVDLMLNMGVVQTAYANGSSTRYLEEIMKVPVYCAKTGVKHLHHKAQEFDIGVYFEANGHGTVLFSKRAEEQIRQLVDTGASEESRKAAQMLKNVIDLINQTVGDAISDMLVIEAILSLKGLSVEKWDEIYTDLPNRQLKVKVADRRVIETTNAERRTIKPPGLQENIDEIVKKYHMSRAFVRPSGTEDVVRVYAEADTQENADALAHEVCLAVFHRAGGVGDEPKPLR
- the PGM3 gene encoding phosphoacetylglucosamine mutase isoform X2, whose product is MHLEAVLKSSVRHAKPAGLTLQYGTAGFRTKAEHLDHVMYRMGLLAVLRSKKTKSVIGVMVTASHNPEEDNGVKLVDPMGEMLVQEWEVYATNLANAEEHELQTALTNIIKEETINMQDESCVVIGRDTRPSSENLSLAVIDGVTAFESRYQDYGLVSTPQLHYIVCCRNTDGRYGEPTVEGYYQKLSKAFIDLVKQSPNSEADKKSLSIDGANGIGALKIREMEQHLQPLLSLLLFNDGSKGKLNHACGADYVKVLQKAPEGIDMKPGERCCSFDGDADRIVYYYKDNEHRFHLLDGDKIATLISTFIKELLVKVDLMLNMGVVQTAYANGSSTRYLEEIMKVPVYCAKTGVKHLHHKAQEFDIGVYFEANGHGTVLFSKRAEEQIRQLVDTGASEESRKAAQMLKNVIDLINQTVGDAISDMLVIEAILSLKGLSVEKWDEIYTDLPNRQLKVKVADRRVIETTNAERRTIKPPGLQENIDEIVKKYHMSRAFVRPSGTEDVVRVYAEADTQENADALAHEVCLAVFHRAGGVGDEPKPLR